Part of the Natrarchaeobius halalkaliphilus genome is shown below.
GGAACGTGTTCGAACGTAAGCTCGGGATCGCCGGAGCCGGCGGTGTACACAGTTAGATCGCCGTACCCGAGCGTTCGACCGAGCACCGACTGGCTGAGGCTGGTGTTCTGGACGCGCTCGAGGCGAAACTGGGTGACGTCTCGCGAGATCACGCCCCGTTTCTTGTACAGCTCGGAGCTGGTGATCACGTAGCGGGTGTTGGTCCAGAACAGGTAGCGAACGGCAGCCGTCGCGCCGCCTCCGAGGACGAGCACGATTCCGACGCCGGTCACGACGCCACGTTCGTCGGACAGTCCCCAGGCGGTGACGCCGAGGCCGAGGACGACGAGGACCACCGCGACCGGGAAGGCGACGCCCAGTTCGATCGGATGCGGGCGACTCTCCCAGACGATCTCCTCGTCGTCTCCGAGGTGGAACCAGTCGGGGGTGGTGCTGAACGCCATCGAGAGCCGGTATTCCGTTCGAGTCCCTAAAACTATCGGGAGTACGGACCCGCTACTCGCTGAGTCGACGTCCATCGCGCCTCGAGCGACCCGTGTTGTTCACTCGAGGACCCTCGCCACCCGACCTGGACCCCAGATAGCCATAGTTTTTGACCGTCCGCCCCTAGCGTCGGGGTATGAGTAGCGCACGCAAGCCCGACTGGCTGAAGATGCGGCCGCCGTCGGGCCGGGAGTTTACGGACATTCGGGAGACGCTACGCGACCGGAACTTACACACCGTCTGCGAGGAGGCCAACTGTCCGAATCTGGGAGAGTGCTGGTCGGGCGGTGCGGCGACGGGGGCCGGTTCGGGTGGGACGGCGACCTTCATGTTGATGGGCGATCGCTGCTCTCGAGGCTGTAATTTCTGTGACGTCGAAACGGGTGGAATGGAGGCGCTCGATCCTGACGAGCCGAAGAACGTCGCCGAAGCGGTCGCGGAGATCGGGCTGGATTACGTCGTCCTGACGAGCGTCGACCGCGACGACCTCCCCGATCAGGGAGCCGGTCACTTCGCGAAGACGATCCGCGAGATCAAAGCACAGCACCCCGGCATCCTCGTCGAAGTCCTGATCCCCGACTTCCAGGGCGAGGAACGGCTCGTCGAAAAGATCGTCGACGCCGATCCGGACGTTATCGCCCACAACGTCGAGACCGTCGAACGGCTCCAGTTTCCCGTCAGGGACCGCCGCGCGGGATACGAACAGTCGCTGTCGGTCTTGGAGCAGGTCGACCGCGAATCCGACATCTACACGAAGACCTCGATCATGCTCGGCCACGGCGAGTACGACCACGAGGTCTACCAGACGCTCGCCGACTGTCGCGACCGCGGCGTCGACATCGTCACCCTCGGCCAGTATCTCCGGCCCT
Proteins encoded:
- the lipA gene encoding lipoyl synthase; amino-acid sequence: MSSARKPDWLKMRPPSGREFTDIRETLRDRNLHTVCEEANCPNLGECWSGGAATGAGSGGTATFMLMGDRCSRGCNFCDVETGGMEALDPDEPKNVAEAVAEIGLDYVVLTSVDRDDLPDQGAGHFAKTIREIKAQHPGILVEVLIPDFQGEERLVEKIVDADPDVIAHNVETVERLQFPVRDRRAGYEQSLSVLEQVDRESDIYTKTSIMLGHGEYDHEVYQTLADCRDRGVDIVTLGQYLRPSRTHLEVERYDHPDKYETWRRVAEEELGYLYCASGPMVRSSYKAGELFVDAVLREGKSVESARRTARRASK
- a CDS encoding PH domain-containing protein; this encodes MAFSTTPDWFHLGDDEEIVWESRPHPIELGVAFPVAVVLVVLGLGVTAWGLSDERGVVTGVGIVLVLGGGATAAVRYLFWTNTRYVITSSELYKKRGVISRDVTQFRLERVQNTSLSQSVLGRTLGYGDLTVYTAGSGDPELTFEHVPRPEHASSILSDQLALSSAGESAL